A stretch of Primulina tabacum isolate GXHZ01 chromosome 13, ASM2559414v2, whole genome shotgun sequence DNA encodes these proteins:
- the LOC142521976 gene encoding uncharacterized protein LOC142521976 has protein sequence MEVVIPSLRVMKQNELEPELYTEAMIMELEDLDELRMQTYNALMLQKSKVARSYNKRMNKKIFEEGDVVWKVILPLGSKDREFGKWSPNWEGPFKVHRVLNGNVYWLASLDGEPHRRCINGKYLKHYYPSSWVGISDTKGS, from the coding sequence ATGGAGGTGGTGATCCCTTCTTTGAGGGTGATGAAGCAGAATGAATTGGAGCCAGAGCTCTACACGGAAGCTATGATCATGGAGCTTGAGGATTTGGATGAGCTGAGAATGCAAACGTATAATGCTTTGATGCTTCAGAAATCCAAGGTGGCTAGAAGTTACAATAAACGCatgaataagaaaatatttgaggAGGGAGACGTAGTTTGGAAGGTAATTCTACCCCTCGGATCCAAAGACAGGGAATTCGGCAAATGGTCGCCCAATTGGGAGGGACCATTTAAAGTTCATAGAGTACTGAATGGAAATGTGTACTGGTTAGCGAGTCTAGATGGTGAACCACACAGGAGGTGCATAAATGGGAAGTACTTAAAGCATTACTACCCCAGTAGTTGGGTGGGCATATCAGACACCAAGGGTTCATGA